The DNA sequence GATGTTTTCCCCGTAATTTAAAACCATTACCTTGTCTACCAGCCCTTTGATAAAGCCCATATCGTGTTCAACGACAATTATTGACAAATCCGGCAGGGATTTTTTTACTTTCAGCAAGTCGTTCATCAGGCGTTCCGTTTCCAGGCTGTCCATACCGGCGGACGGCTCGTCCAAAAGCAGCACTTTCGGCCCGGAAGCTATGGCCCGGCAGATTTCCAGCCGCCTGCGGTCGGCGTAGGGCAGATCTTTGGCCAGTTTGTCGGCCTGGCTTACCAACAGGGAGCCAAAAATGCCCATTATTTCCATAGCTTTCTGTATGGCCTGCGTTTGCAAAGCTTTTTCTCTGGCGGGAGCGAAAATCGCGCCGAAAATGGAAGCCGCCCGGGATTCTTCCAGGCCTATGATAATGTTTTCCACCACGTTTAAGTTCCAGAACAGCCGGCCGTTTTGAAAGGTCCTGGAGATGCCGAGATTAAAAATTTTATTGGCAGGCAACCCTTGGATAGGCGCCCCGTTTAAGGCGATGGTCCCGGCGGACGGCTGATATATGCCTGACAGCAAATTGAACAGGGTAGTCTTGCCGGAACCGTTCGGGCCAATGATGCCGAGCATTTCGCCGGCGGCAAGCGAAAAGCTGACCTTGCTGACCGCAGTTACGCCGCCGAAATTTATCGTGAGATCCTTTACTGACAAAAGTTCCATTTATCCGGCCTCCCGCGGGAAGGCTTTAAAAATGCGGCGCTTAAAGGGGACAAGGCCTTCGCGCATAAACAACAGGCACAAAACAATTATCAGGCCGTAAAAAAGCACCCGGTAATCCTCAAAAGCCCGAAATTTTTCAGGGAAAATAGAAAGGGCAAAGGCGCCGAGCAAAGCGCCTGGAATAGAATCCAGCCCTCCTAAGATGATCATGCTGATAATGATGATCGACAAAGAATAACCAAAATTTTCCGGCGCGATGAAATTGATCATGGCGGCGTATAACCCGCCCGCCAAGCCGCCAAAAAAGGCGCTGATGGCAAAAGCGTACAATTTGTAGCTGATAAGGTTCATGCCGTAACATTGCACGGCCAATTGGTCTTCGCGCATCGCGTTCAGCGACAGCCCTAAAAAAGAGTTGCTGAGTTTATACAAAACGACTGTGGAGAAAATCAAAACTGCCAGGCACAAATAATAGAAATTGGCCAAATAACTCATGGAAACAAACCCGAGATCCATTGCCGTACCCAGATCATAACCGAAAATAACCGGCGACGGTATGTCGATCAAGCCGTTTGTCCCGCCGGTAACGCTTTCGGTATTCAGGATAAGTTCCTGGACGATAAGGCCGAAAGCAATGGTTACCAAAGCCAAGTAATGGCCTTTGACCCTTAGCGCCGGCAAACCCAAGATAATGCCGAACAGACAGGCCATGACGCCGGACAGGGGCAGGGCGAGCCAAAAACTTACGCCAAGTTTCAAAGTGAGAAGGCCGACGGTATAAGCGCCTACCGCCTCAAAAGCGGCGTATCCCAAGCATATAAGCCCGGCGCGCCCGGTCATGAAGTTAAGGCCAACGGCCATTATGGCGTGCAGCATGGCAAAATTGATGACCTGCAGCCAATAGGGATCGCCATTGACTACGAAGGGAAAAGTCAGGGCGAGCAAAACGGCGGTCAGGCCAACCTGTTTGATGTTGTCGGCGTAAAGGGATGACAGGCTGCGGACGTGCAAAGGGAATTTCTTTTTATAAACAATCGCGCCAAGGAAAAGCGCCAATAAATAACCGGCTACC is a window from the Acidaminococcales bacterium genome containing:
- a CDS encoding ABC transporter ATP-binding protein, which encodes MELLSVKDLTINFGGVTAVSKVSFSLAAGEMLGIIGPNGSGKTTLFNLLSGIYQPSAGTIALNGAPIQGLPANKIFNLGISRTFQNGRLFWNLNVVENIIIGLEESRAASIFGAIFAPAREKALQTQAIQKAMEIMGIFGSLLVSQADKLAKDLPYADRRRLEICRAIASGPKVLLLDEPSAGMDSLETERLMNDLLKVKKSLPDLSIIVVEHDMGFIKGLVDKVMVLNYGENIAYGTFADIAGNEQVINAYLGQEDGR
- a CDS encoding branched-chain amino acid ABC transporter permease translates to MNVYILLSELFVYALFLAFVVIEDPLAVAGYLLALFLGAIVYKKKFPLHVRSLSSLYADNIKQVGLTAVLLALTFPFVVNGDPYWLQVINFAMLHAIMAVGLNFMTGRAGLICLGYAAFEAVGAYTVGLLTLKLGVSFWLALPLSGVMACLFGIILGLPALRVKGHYLALVTIAFGLIVQELILNTESVTGGTNGLIDIPSPVIFGYDLGTAMDLGFVSMSYLANFYYLCLAVLIFSTVVLYKLSNSFLGLSLNAMREDQLAVQCYGMNLISYKLYAFAISAFFGGLAGGLYAAMINFIAPENFGYSLSIIIISMIILGGLDSIPGALLGAFALSIFPEKFRAFEDYRVLFYGLIIVLCLLFMREGLVPFKRRIFKAFPREAG